Proteins encoded together in one Penaeus vannamei isolate JL-2024 chromosome 11, ASM4276789v1, whole genome shotgun sequence window:
- the Gmppb gene encoding mannose-1-phosphate guanylyltransferase catalytic subunit beta isoform X1: protein MGFGGKDLTLGNMKALILVGGFGTRLRPLTLSRPKPLVEFANKPIVLHQIEALVAAGVTQVVLAVSYHAEQMEQELAQEAQKLGIEITFSLEEEPLGTAGPIKLAQSILASNDEPFFVLNSDVICDFPFAQMVQFHKQHGREGTIMVTKVEEPSKYGVVIYDDSGKIDRFVEKPQEFVSNKINAGMYIFNPSVLKRIECRPMSIEKEVFPYMAEEGQLYAQELQGFWMDIGQPKDFLTGMCLYLNSCKINNSAKLCKAPGIVGNVLVDPSAKIGKNCRIGPNVTIGPDVVIEDGACIKRCTILRGATIKSHTWLENCIIGWKCIVGKWVRMENVSVLGEDVIVKDELYVNGGMVLPHKSIAASVLEPKIIM from the exons ATGGGTTTTGGCGGGAAAG ATCTGACCCTGGGCAACATGAAGGCGCTGATCCTGGTGGGCGGGTTCGGCACGCGGCTGCGGCCCCTCACGCTGAGCCGGCCGAAGCCCCTGGTGGAGTTCGCCAACAAGCCCATCGTGCTGCACCAGATCGAGGCGCTGGTGGCTGCCGGTGTGACGCAGGTGGTGCTGGCCGTGTCCTACCACGCCGAGCAGATGGAGCAGGAGCTGGCGCAGGAGGCCCAGAAG CTGGGCATCGAGATCACGTTCTCGCTGGAGGAGGAGCCGCTGGGCACGGCCGGACCCATCAAGCTGGCGCAGTCCATCCTGGCCTCCAACGACGAGCCCTTCTTCGTGCTCAACTCCGATGTGATCTGCGACTTCCCCTTCGCGCAGATGGTCCAGTTCCACAAGCAGCACGGCAGGGAGGGCACCATCATG GTGACGAAGGTGGAGGAGCCTTCCAAATATGGTGTGGTGATTTACGATGACTCTGGCAAGATTGACAGATTCGTTGAAAAGCCACAGGAGTTCGTCTCCAACAAGATCAACGCAGGAATGTACATCTTCAACCCCTCAGTTTTAAAGAGGATAGAG TGCCGCCCTATGAGTATTGAGAAGGAGGTGTTCCCTTACATGGCAGAAGAGGGCCAGCTTTATGCACAAGAGCTCCAAGGCTTCTGGATGGACATTGGACAACCAAAGGACTTCCTGACAGGAATGTGCCTCTACCTCAACTCTTGCAAGATTAATAACAGTGCCAAGCTCTGTAAAGCCCCAG GTATTGTTGGCAACGTCCTTGTAGACCCTTCAGCCAAAATTGGGAAGAACTGTCGCATTGGCCCCAATGTGACTATAGGGCCTGATGTGGTGATTGAGGATGGAGCTTGTATCAAGCGGTGCACAATCCTTCGAGGAGCCACCATAAAGTCACACACGTGGCTTGAAAACTGCATAATTGGGTGGAAATGTATTGTTGGGAAATGG GTGCGCATGGAAAACGTTTCTGTGCTGGGCGAGGATGTGATTGTCAAGGATGAACTTTATGTTAATGGCGGAATGGTGCTTCCACACAAGAGCATAGCAGCCTCGGTCTTAGAGCCCAAGATTATCATGTGA
- the Gmppb gene encoding mannose-1-phosphate guanylyltransferase catalytic subunit beta isoform X2: MKALILVGGFGTRLRPLTLSRPKPLVEFANKPIVLHQIEALVAAGVTQVVLAVSYHAEQMEQELAQEAQKLGIEITFSLEEEPLGTAGPIKLAQSILASNDEPFFVLNSDVICDFPFAQMVQFHKQHGREGTIMVTKVEEPSKYGVVIYDDSGKIDRFVEKPQEFVSNKINAGMYIFNPSVLKRIECRPMSIEKEVFPYMAEEGQLYAQELQGFWMDIGQPKDFLTGMCLYLNSCKINNSAKLCKAPGIVGNVLVDPSAKIGKNCRIGPNVTIGPDVVIEDGACIKRCTILRGATIKSHTWLENCIIGWKCIVGKWVRMENVSVLGEDVIVKDELYVNGGMVLPHKSIAASVLEPKIIM; encoded by the exons ATGAAGGCGCTGATCCTGGTGGGCGGGTTCGGCACGCGGCTGCGGCCCCTCACGCTGAGCCGGCCGAAGCCCCTGGTGGAGTTCGCCAACAAGCCCATCGTGCTGCACCAGATCGAGGCGCTGGTGGCTGCCGGTGTGACGCAGGTGGTGCTGGCCGTGTCCTACCACGCCGAGCAGATGGAGCAGGAGCTGGCGCAGGAGGCCCAGAAG CTGGGCATCGAGATCACGTTCTCGCTGGAGGAGGAGCCGCTGGGCACGGCCGGACCCATCAAGCTGGCGCAGTCCATCCTGGCCTCCAACGACGAGCCCTTCTTCGTGCTCAACTCCGATGTGATCTGCGACTTCCCCTTCGCGCAGATGGTCCAGTTCCACAAGCAGCACGGCAGGGAGGGCACCATCATG GTGACGAAGGTGGAGGAGCCTTCCAAATATGGTGTGGTGATTTACGATGACTCTGGCAAGATTGACAGATTCGTTGAAAAGCCACAGGAGTTCGTCTCCAACAAGATCAACGCAGGAATGTACATCTTCAACCCCTCAGTTTTAAAGAGGATAGAG TGCCGCCCTATGAGTATTGAGAAGGAGGTGTTCCCTTACATGGCAGAAGAGGGCCAGCTTTATGCACAAGAGCTCCAAGGCTTCTGGATGGACATTGGACAACCAAAGGACTTCCTGACAGGAATGTGCCTCTACCTCAACTCTTGCAAGATTAATAACAGTGCCAAGCTCTGTAAAGCCCCAG GTATTGTTGGCAACGTCCTTGTAGACCCTTCAGCCAAAATTGGGAAGAACTGTCGCATTGGCCCCAATGTGACTATAGGGCCTGATGTGGTGATTGAGGATGGAGCTTGTATCAAGCGGTGCACAATCCTTCGAGGAGCCACCATAAAGTCACACACGTGGCTTGAAAACTGCATAATTGGGTGGAAATGTATTGTTGGGAAATGG GTGCGCATGGAAAACGTTTCTGTGCTGGGCGAGGATGTGATTGTCAAGGATGAACTTTATGTTAATGGCGGAATGGTGCTTCCACACAAGAGCATAGCAGCCTCGGTCTTAGAGCCCAAGATTATCATGTGA